A single Rhodoflexus caldus DNA region contains:
- the mntA gene encoding type VII toxin-antitoxin system MntA family adenylyltransferase antitoxin, translated as MTFANEPFFIPAFRSYFKDKPVKEVYLFGSYARGEADENSDIDLLVRLDYSQIRTGLEFFSMWDELEKMTGKKVDFVSVNALSPYVREFVNRDKILIYEKRKARRLHKAAAYPRRNRRGTKIHQRLYLSILHRRRKDIFGNRHLRLQKILSKSSTK; from the coding sequence GTGACATTCGCCAATGAGCCATTCTTTATACCCGCTTTTAGGAGCTACTTTAAGGATAAGCCTGTAAAAGAGGTTTATCTGTTTGGTTCATATGCCCGCGGCGAGGCAGATGAAAACTCTGATATTGACTTATTGGTCAGATTAGATTATTCACAAATACGCACCGGACTGGAGTTTTTCAGTATGTGGGACGAGCTTGAAAAAATGACGGGCAAAAAAGTAGATTTTGTGAGCGTAAACGCACTTTCGCCATATGTCAGGGAATTTGTCAATCGGGATAAAATATTGATTTATGAAAAAAGAAAAGCCCGACGATTACATAAGGCTGCTGCATATCCGAGACGCAATCGCAGGGGCACAAAGATTCATCAACGGCTATACCTTTCAATCCTTCATCGCAGACGAAAAGACATTTTTGGCAACCGTCACCTGCGTTTGCAAAAGATATTGAGCAAATCATCAACGAAATAA
- a CDS encoding DegT/DnrJ/EryC1/StrS family aminotransferase produces the protein MPGSELIGAEERKEINDVLETGILFRYNHDEQRKGHWKAKTFEQELAKFTGAEHALMCSSGTTAVALCMAACGLGMGDEVLVPPFTYIATIEGVLLGGAIPKFVDIDETLCLSPAAIRAAITPKTKAVVLVHMCGAMAQIDEIVQICNEHNLILIEDTAQALGASFKGKMLGTFGKVGAYSFDFFKIITAGEGGAIVTNDKQMYLNADMFSDHGHDHIGNNRGMEGHPVLGTNFRTSELHAAVALAQLRKIDYILAQQRKHKKRLKETLAQFPEITFRYLPDPEGDSATFLSFFLPDEETARRVVKAFAENGIGGIQYWYDNHFHYIRNWEHLRGMKTLFTIPAQTMECPQDYATVQFPATDAIMQRLISMVVRITWTEEELNALCNKLTEVLSGVLTKQAA, from the coding sequence ATGCCGGGCTCAGAACTGATTGGCGCAGAAGAGCGCAAAGAGATTAACGACGTATTGGAGACAGGTATTCTGTTCCGCTATAACCACGACGAACAACGCAAAGGCCACTGGAAAGCCAAAACTTTTGAACAGGAACTGGCAAAATTTACGGGCGCAGAGCACGCACTGATGTGTTCCAGCGGTACAACCGCCGTAGCGCTTTGTATGGCTGCCTGCGGCCTTGGCATGGGCGATGAAGTGCTGGTGCCGCCCTTTACCTACATTGCAACCATTGAGGGCGTATTGCTGGGCGGTGCAATACCCAAGTTTGTAGATATTGACGAAACGCTGTGCCTTAGCCCTGCGGCTATCCGTGCGGCCATTACGCCTAAAACCAAAGCCGTTGTATTGGTGCACATGTGCGGTGCAATGGCACAAATTGACGAAATCGTTCAGATTTGCAACGAGCACAACCTCATCCTGATTGAAGATACGGCACAGGCATTAGGAGCTTCTTTCAAAGGAAAAATGCTGGGTACTTTCGGTAAAGTGGGCGCATATTCCTTTGACTTCTTTAAAATCATCACCGCAGGCGAAGGCGGCGCAATAGTTACGAACGACAAGCAGATGTACCTGAATGCCGACATGTTCAGCGACCACGGCCACGACCACATCGGCAATAACCGCGGCATGGAAGGCCACCCTGTGCTGGGTACCAACTTCCGCACCAGCGAACTGCACGCAGCGGTTGCACTCGCACAACTTCGCAAAATTGATTACATCCTTGCTCAACAGCGCAAGCACAAAAAGCGCCTGAAAGAAACGCTGGCGCAATTCCCTGAAATTACCTTCCGCTATCTGCCTGACCCTGAGGGAGATTCGGCAACGTTCCTCTCGTTTTTCCTGCCCGATGAGGAAACTGCCCGCCGCGTGGTGAAGGCTTTTGCCGAAAACGGTATCGGAGGTATTCAATATTGGTACGACAACCATTTCCACTATATCCGCAACTGGGAGCACCTGCGCGGTATGAAGACCCTGTTCACCATCCCTGCACAAACCATGGAATGCCCGCAAGACTATGCTACGGTGCAGTTCCCTGCAACCGACGCGATTATGCAGCGCCTGATTTCTATGGTGGTGCGCATCACTTGGACAGAGGAGGAACTCAACGCCCTGTGCAATAAGCTCACCGAAGTGCTGAGCGGCGTGCTGACCAAACAGGCGGCGTAG
- a CDS encoding tRNA-binding protein has product MITWEDFEKIDLRVGTIIAADDFPKARKPAYKLQIDFGELGIRKSSAQITKRYTKEELIGRQVVAVVNFPPKQVADFMSECLVLGVVDGSGDVILLRPDAPAANGQKIA; this is encoded by the coding sequence ATGATTACTTGGGAAGACTTTGAAAAAATTGACCTGCGCGTAGGCACCATCATAGCGGCTGATGATTTTCCGAAGGCGCGAAAACCTGCCTACAAGCTGCAAATAGACTTTGGCGAATTGGGTATTCGCAAAAGTTCGGCACAAATTACCAAACGCTACACGAAAGAGGAACTCATAGGCAGGCAGGTAGTTGCCGTGGTGAATTTTCCGCCCAAACAGGTAGCGGATTTTATGTCGGAATGCCTTGTGCTGGGTGTGGTGGACGGCAGCGGCGATGTGATTCTGTTACGCCCCGATGCACCCGCCGCAAACGGGCAGAAAATAGCGTAG
- the dut gene encoding dUTP diphosphatase yields MEVKIINRSGHPLPHYQTELSAGMDICAHLEQPVVLAPLQRALIPTGLFMELPAGFEAQIRPRSGLALKHGISIVNSPGTIDADYRGEIKVLLINLGQEDFVVENGARIAQMVISRHERIIWQPVESLSDTERGAGGYGSTGV; encoded by the coding sequence ATGGAAGTTAAAATCATCAATCGTTCAGGGCATCCGCTGCCGCACTACCAAACCGAACTTTCGGCGGGAATGGATATTTGCGCACATTTGGAGCAGCCCGTTGTGCTGGCTCCGTTGCAACGCGCACTGATTCCCACAGGTTTATTCATGGAACTGCCCGCAGGCTTTGAGGCACAAATCCGCCCGCGCAGCGGTTTGGCATTGAAACACGGCATCAGTATTGTCAATTCGCCCGGCACTATTGACGCCGACTATCGCGGCGAAATCAAGGTCTTGCTCATCAATTTGGGGCAGGAAGATTTTGTAGTTGAAAACGGTGCGCGCATCGCCCAAATGGTCATTTCACGCCATGAACGCATCATTTGGCAGCCCGTTGAAAGCCTTTCAGATACCGAACGCGGCGCGGGTGGCTACGGAAGCACAGGGGTTTGA
- a CDS encoding alpha/beta hydrolase — MTAHDFSFEWQTQDQVMLKGRCWLPEQPKALVCLVHGFAEHIGRYVHVAAYLNAQGYGLMGFDLRGHGQSGGRRGHTPTYEDLLENIREMMALAAEKFEGLPLFLYGHSMGGNLAANYLIRHQPNYLKGAVITSPWLRLTQEPPLPLKILAKVAYLIFPQLMNPANLKLEHLSKDTTVQQAYGADPMILRKISAGMFTVVSKAGLLAIRQADKITLPVLLMHGLDDKITSADATREFAQRMQPELLTAHYWENMRHELHNETEKEQVLALIVKWLDDKMSVSETSV, encoded by the coding sequence ATGACGGCACACGATTTTTCTTTTGAATGGCAAACGCAAGACCAAGTCATGCTGAAAGGGCGCTGCTGGTTGCCTGAGCAGCCCAAAGCCCTCGTTTGCTTGGTGCATGGCTTTGCCGAGCACATAGGGCGCTACGTACACGTAGCCGCATATCTCAATGCACAGGGGTACGGCCTGATGGGCTTTGACCTCCGCGGACATGGTCAATCGGGCGGGCGGCGCGGACATACGCCAACTTATGAAGACTTGTTGGAAAATATCCGCGAAATGATGGCGCTGGCTGCCGAAAAATTTGAAGGCTTGCCGCTGTTTCTGTATGGCCACAGCATGGGTGGCAATCTGGCAGCTAACTACCTGATTCGCCACCAACCCAACTACCTCAAAGGGGCAGTGATAACAAGCCCGTGGCTGCGACTGACGCAAGAGCCGCCTCTGCCGCTGAAAATACTTGCCAAAGTTGCCTACCTCATTTTCCCGCAACTGATGAACCCTGCCAACCTGAAATTGGAGCACCTGAGCAAGGACACCACCGTGCAACAGGCTTACGGGGCTGACCCGATGATTCTGCGTAAAATATCGGCAGGTATGTTTACCGTTGTCAGCAAGGCGGGGCTGCTGGCTATCCGTCAGGCCGATAAAATAACGCTGCCTGTGCTGCTGATGCATGGATTAGACGATAAAATTACCAGTGCCGATGCAACTCGCGAGTTTGCGCAGCGCATGCAACCTGAGCTGCTAACGGCTCATTATTGGGAAAACATGCGCCACGAACTGCACAACGAAACAGAAAAAGAACAGGTATTGGCGCTGATAGTCAAATGGTTAGATGACAAAATGAGCGTATCGGAAACATCGGTTTGA
- a CDS encoding DUF3467 domain-containing protein — protein sequence MQHEELEGDQPLNIELPEEIADGVYTNLAMIAHSHTEFVIDFISMLPAMPKAKVRSRVITTPEHAKRLLMALKDNIDKYEETFGKIKLAEEPIRFPMNFGGTMGEA from the coding sequence ATGCAACACGAAGAACTGGAAGGCGACCAGCCGCTGAACATAGAGTTGCCCGAAGAAATTGCTGACGGCGTGTACACCAACTTAGCAATGATTGCACATTCTCACACCGAATTTGTCATTGATTTTATCAGCATGTTGCCCGCGATGCCTAAAGCCAAAGTGCGCTCGCGCGTAATTACCACTCCCGAACATGCCAAAAGATTATTAATGGCATTGAAAGACAATATTGACAAATACGAAGAAACTTTCGGCAAAATTAAATTGGCAGAAGAGCCTATTCGCTTCCCGATGAACTTCGGGGGCACTATGGGCGAGGCTTAA
- a CDS encoding sigma-70 family RNA polymerase sigma factor: MRQLKISKQITNRESQSLDKYLQEIGKVDLLNPDEEVELAKRIKDNDAQALERLTKANLRFVVSVAKQYQNQGLSLGDLINEGNLGLIKAAQRFDETRGFKFISYAVWWIRQSILQALAEQSRIVRLPLNRVGSLNKIAKTFSELEQKYEREPSPEELAEVMDMPLGEVNETIKISGRHVSVDAPFKQDEENTLLDVIEGGDAHRPDVTLMDDSLRREVQRALSTLTPREADVVTLYFGLNGESALTLEEIGEKFDLTRERVRQIKEKAIRRLRHTSRSKALKTYLG, translated from the coding sequence ATGAGGCAGCTAAAGATTAGCAAGCAGATTACTAATCGCGAAAGTCAGTCTTTGGACAAGTATCTGCAAGAAATCGGCAAAGTAGATTTGCTGAACCCCGACGAGGAAGTAGAACTTGCCAAACGCATCAAAGACAACGATGCACAAGCTCTTGAAAGACTCACTAAGGCCAATTTGCGATTCGTTGTTTCGGTCGCCAAACAGTACCAAAATCAAGGCTTGTCATTAGGCGACCTGATTAATGAGGGCAATCTGGGCTTAATTAAGGCCGCTCAGCGCTTTGATGAAACTCGCGGATTCAAGTTTATCTCCTATGCCGTTTGGTGGATTCGTCAGTCTATTCTGCAAGCACTGGCCGAGCAGTCGCGCATTGTTCGCCTGCCTTTGAACCGCGTAGGCTCACTTAACAAAATTGCCAAAACATTTTCCGAGTTAGAGCAGAAATACGAACGCGAACCCTCTCCCGAAGAATTGGCAGAGGTAATGGATATGCCTCTTGGCGAAGTGAATGAAACCATCAAAATTTCAGGCAGACACGTGTCGGTAGATGCACCCTTTAAGCAAGACGAAGAAAACACCTTGCTTGACGTAATTGAAGGCGGTGATGCGCATCGCCCCGATGTTACGCTGATGGATGACTCATTGCGCCGCGAAGTACAACGTGCACTTTCCACACTTACGCCACGCGAAGCAGACGTGGTTACGCTTTACTTCGGCTTGAACGGTGAAAGTGCTCTGACATTAGAAGAAATTGGTGAAAAATTTGACCTTACTCGTGAGCGCGTCCGCCAAATTAAAGAAAAGGCCATCCGTCGCTTACGCCATACCTCACGCAGCAAAGCACTGAAAACTTATTTGGGATAA